Proteins co-encoded in one Oreochromis aureus strain Israel breed Guangdong linkage group 3, ZZ_aureus, whole genome shotgun sequence genomic window:
- the LOC120438309 gene encoding polymeric immunoglobulin receptor-like, translating to MSAGTASLFLTLLFVVFVCADKKNITADSGQDVTLTCRAPNNNIKSVEWSRADLRDKNVLLYHNGHFAPSNQHPSFKNRVDLQDRQMKDGDVSLILKDVTINDTGTYKCRVSMEETDSWKSINSTNLRVVPPYPKIITVKAGQDVNLTCRAPKNKIRVVEWSRADLGDEYVLLYRAGSITPANQHPSFKNRVDLQDRQMKDGDVSLILNNVTINDTGTYMCGVAQKEPNQERPNLKLINSIYLHVDPPGQTGGQEKDEDNKDGGKEDKEKEDGDNKDGRNRGLPEWSIGLIVFLGIVLLVVVIVKIYKKLQQWKIKRRKQPRRSVGFSKLNSESPLAVPKSQSCPTRRKTDAQGPKETDDADLHHQSSSSTVIQMV from the exons ATGTCTGCTGGAACCGCTTCGCTCTTCTTGACTTTGCTGTTTGTCGTGTTCGTCTGTGCAG acaagaaaaacatcacagctgattctggacaggacgtcactctgacatgtcgagctccaaacaacaacatcaaaagtgtagagtggagcagagctgacctgagagataaaaatgtgcttttgtACCACAATGGTCACTTTGCTCCAtccaaccagcatccatcttttaagaatcgggtggatctgcaggacagacagatgaaggatggagacgtgtctttgattctgaaggatgtgacgattaatgacactggaacatacaaGTGTCGTGTCTCCATGGAAGAAACAGACTCATGGAAATCCATCAACAGCACCAACCTGAGAGTTGTTCCTCCat acccaAAGATCATTACAGTTAAGGCTGGACAGGACGTCAATCTGACATGCCGAGCTCCAAAAAACAAGATCAGAgttgtagagtggagcagagctgacctgggagatgAATATGTGCTTCTGTACCGGGCTGGAAGCATTACTCCAgccaaccagcatccatcttttaagaaccgggtggatctgcaggacagacagatgaaggatggagacgtgtctttgattctgaacaatgtgacgattaatgacactggaacatacaTGTGTGGTGTTGCCCAAAAAGAACCAAACCAAGAGAGACCCAATTTGAAGCTCATCAACAGCATCTACCTTCATGTTGATCcaccag gtcagacaggaggacaagAGAAGGATGAAGACAACAAAGATGGAGGAAAGGAAgacaaagagaaggaggatggaGACAACAAAGATGGACGGAATAGAGGACTTCCTGAATGGTCGATTGGTCTGATAGTTTTTCTGGGAATTgttcttcttgttgttgttattgtcaaGATCTACAAAAAACTGCAACAATGGAAAATAAAACGTCGCAAGCAGCCTAGAAGATCTGTAGGGTTTTCAAAGCTGAACTCTGAGTCTCCGCTTGCTGTTCCAAAAAGTCAGAGCTGCCCAACACGAAGAAAGACAGATGCTCAAGGACCGAAAGAAACTGATGATGCTGATCTTCATCATCAATCATCTTCATCAACTGTGATTCAGATGGTATAA
- the LOC120438323 gene encoding uncharacterized protein LOC120438323, producing MSAVTASPYWTLLFVVFVSADQKIILAVPGQDVTLTCRAPKNNVIVVEWSRADLEDEYVLLYRDGRFVPDDQHPSFKNRVDLQDRQMKDGDVSLILKDVTINDTGTYVCGVFVEGEHSWEIIITYLRVVPPGQTGGQEKDEDNKDGGKEDKEKEDGSVGLIVGLSVSAELLILVAVVGFWIYKRKHDSKPHNDPETRQPLCTPELNCDSDDLKMN from the exons ATGTCTGCTGTAACTGCGTCACCGTACTGGACTTTGCTGTTTGTCGTGTTTGTTTCTGCAG accagaaaatcATCCTAGCTGTGcctggacaggacgtcactctgacatgtcgagctccaaaaaACAACGTCATAgttgtagagtggagcagagctgacctggaaGATGAATATGTGCTTTTGTACCGTGATGGTCGCTTTGTTCCAGatgaccagcatccatcttttaagaaccgggtggatctgcaggacagacagatgaaggatggagacgtgtctctgattctgaaggatgtgacgattaatgacactggaacatacgtTTGTGGTGTCTTTGTGGAAGGAGAACATTCATGGGAGATCATTATCACCTATCTTCgtgttgttcctccag gtcagacaggaggacaagAGAAGGATGAAGACAACAAAGATGGAGGAAAGGAAgacaaagagaaggaggatggGTCTGTTGGACTGATAGTTGGTCTGTCAGTTTCTGCTGAGCTTCTTAttcttgttgctgttgttggtttttggatctacaaaagaaaacatgattctAAACCTCATAATGATCCAGAGACTAGACAGCCTCTTTGCACTCCAGAGCTGAACTGTGACTCAGATGATCTGAAGATGAATTAG